Proteins co-encoded in one Arachis hypogaea cultivar Tifrunner chromosome 11, arahy.Tifrunner.gnm2.J5K5, whole genome shotgun sequence genomic window:
- the LOC112720341 gene encoding peroxidase 72 — translation MANSVSFLLLLSLLAFAPCCLCTKKLGGFLYPQFYDFSCPAAQEIAKSILARAFQKEPRIAASLLRLHFHDCFVKGCDASILLDSSGSTVSEKGSNPNRNSARGFEVIDEIKSALEKECPQTVSCADILAIAARDSTVISGGPSWEVPLGRRDSLGASLSGSNNNIPAPNNTFQTILTKFKLQGLDIVDLVALSGSHTIGNSRCTSFRQRLYNQTGNGVADFTLDQNYASELRDRCPSSGGDQNLFFLDYVSPIKFDNSYFKNLLAYKGLLNSDQVLLTKNEESAELVKKYAENNDIFFEQFAKSMIKMGNISPLTGSRGEIRTNCRKINAYY, via the exons ATGGCCAACTCTGTGAGCtttcttttgcttctttctttACTAGCCTTTGCTCCCTGCTGCCTCTGCACCAAGAAACTAGGGGGGTTCCTGTACCCGCAATTCTATGACTTTTCGTGCCCGGCAGCTCAAGAGATAGCCAAGTCCATCCTTGCCAGAGCATTCCAGAAGGAACCTCGAATCGCAGCTTCGCTTCTCCGGCTTCACTTCCATGACTGTTTTGTCAAG GGATGTGATGCTTCAATATTGTTAGACAGCAGCGGATCCACGGTGAGCGAGAAGGGATCGAATCCTAACCGTAACTCAGCTCGAGGATTTGAAGTGATTGATGAGATTAAATCCGCATTGGAGAAAGAATGCCCTCAAACAGTGTCTTGTGCTGACATTTTGGCTATTGCTGCTAGGGACTCAACTGTTATT AGTGGTGGACCAAGTTGGGAAGTACCTTTGGGGAGAAGGGACTCTTTGGGTGCAAGCCTAAGTGGCTCCAACAACAACATTCCTGCCCCAAACAACACATTCCAGACCATCCTAACCAAATTCAAGCTTCAGGGGCTTGACATTGTTGATCTTGTTGCTCTGTCTG GAAGTCACACAATTGGGAACTCTCGGTGCACCAGCTTCAGGCAAAGGCTCTACAACCAAACAGGCAATGGCGTTGCAGACTTCACTCTCGACCAAAACTACGCATCGGAATTGCGAGATCGGTGTCCAAGTTCCGGTGGTGATCAGAACCTGTTCTTTCTAGACTATGTCAGTCCAATCAAATTTGACAACAGCTACTTTAAGAACTTGCTTGCATACAAGGGCCTTTTAAACTCTGACCAAGTCCTCTTGACAAAGAACGAAGAGTCTGCAGAGTTGGTTAAGAAGTATGCCGAAAACAACGATATTTTCTTTGAACAATTCGCCAAGTCCATGATCAAGATGGGAAATATTTCTCCTCTAACTGGGTCCAGGGGAGAGATCAGAACCAACTGCCGAAAGATTAATGCTTATTACTGA